ATCGGCAACTCGGCGAAACCGGCGGAGGGGGCGAGGGAGTCGTCTCGGCCGCGGGCGGACGCCAGGCGGCGGATCCGGCGGCGGTGGCGCGGCCGTTCAGTCGAGGTTCGCGAAGGCCTCGTCGACGAGTTCGCCGGTCTCGGCGACGATCCCGTCCATCGCTTCCTCGTCGGAGACCATCCCGAGGAGTCGCGCGATGCGCATGATCGAGACGTGGTAGACGCGCTGGACGCCGGGCTCTTGCTCCCAGACGACGACGTTACAGGGCATCAGCGCGCCGAGCCTGTTGTCGGTCGCGTCGAGCGCTCTGTCGGCGATCGCCGGGTTGCAGGCCCCCAGCACGTAGTAGGGGTCCCTGTCGGCGTCGACCTTCTCGTTGAGCATCTCCGACGGCGAGAACTCCACGGGGATCCCCATGCCGACATCGGTGAACGCCTCGCGGACGCGTTCGACGGCTTCCTCGTGGTCCATCTGCAGCGTGGTCTGGGCCTCGCCGAAGTCGTCGGGGTCGATCTCGGTCGGGTCGATCGGGAGCGTCATTGTTGTAGAGCATTGGGCGTTCAGAACAAATATATTTCGGCGGGGGCACTCCTCTCACTTCGCGTATCTATCCGGATCGAAGTCCCCCTCCGCGTCGATCCCAACCGCACACACCTCCGATTCACGTCTACAATTGCACGATCTGTACACAAATCTTATACCCGTCGATTCCGTAGCGTTCGGCACACAGATGCCGGATTCGATGTCCGAACAACTACAGCGGGACATGGAGTGTGGGGGGCTTCTGGAGTGTTTCCACGGGCTCAAACAGCTCGACAGGGACGTCTTCCAGGCGTTGGTCGACACCGACGAGCCGCTGACGGTCGACGAGGTCGCGGCGGCCGTCGACCGCGAGCGCTCGACCGCCTACCGCGCCGTCCAGCGGCTGCTCCAGACCGGTTTCATCCGGAAGGAACAGGTCAACTACGACCAGGGCGGCTACTACCACGTCTACGAGCCCGCCGACCCGGCGACCATCGCCGACGACATGCAGCGCATGCTCAACGACTGGTACGCCAAGATGGGCCAGCTCATCCGCGAGTTCGAGACGAAGTACGAGGACACCGAGACGCCCGCCGGCTCGGTCGAGGGCTGACCGGCCCGGAGCGCGCTGGCGTGACTCGCGGGACCGTCACGCCAGGTCGCCGTCGACAGCCTTCGCCGCGGTGAGTACGGGGTCCCAGACCGGGCCGAACGGCGGCGAGTAGCCGAAGTCGAGGTCGGCCAGTTCCGCCACGGTGAGTTCCGTGTGGAGCGCGGTCGCGGCGGCGTTGATCCGGTGGGCACACCCCTCCTCGCCGACGAGGCCGGCGCCGAGCAGCCGGCCGTCGTCGGCGTCGGCGCCCATCTCGGCGACGATGCGCGACCCGCCGGGGTAGTAGTGGGCACGGGAGATGGTCGTGATCGTCTCCTCGACGGGATCGAAGTCGGCTGCTCGGGCCGTCTCGCCGCGCTCGATCCC
The window above is part of the Halosimplex rubrum genome. Proteins encoded here:
- a CDS encoding helix-turn-helix domain-containing protein gives rise to the protein MPDSMSEQLQRDMECGGLLECFHGLKQLDRDVFQALVDTDEPLTVDEVAAAVDRERSTAYRAVQRLLQTGFIRKEQVNYDQGGYYHVYEPADPATIADDMQRMLNDWYAKMGQLIREFETKYEDTETPAGSVEG
- a CDS encoding NAD(P)/FAD-dependent oxidoreductase, with product MTAIETGDGRIPVDAVLVDEGVEPNAELAADAGIERGETARAADFDPVEETITTISRAHYYPGGSRIVAEMGADADDGRLLGAGLVGEEGCAHRINAAATALHTELTVAELADLDFGYSPPFGPVWDPVLTAAKAVDGDLA
- a CDS encoding DUF302 domain-containing protein; translated protein: MTLPIDPTEIDPDDFGEAQTTLQMDHEEAVERVREAFTDVGMGIPVEFSPSEMLNEKVDADRDPYYVLGACNPAIADRALDATDNRLGALMPCNVVVWEQEPGVQRVYHVSIMRIARLLGMVSDEEAMDGIVAETGELVDEAFANLD